The following proteins come from a genomic window of Caldisericia bacterium:
- a CDS encoding response regulator, whose translation MKILIVEDDPLTRKMMENMINLLKYDFESVSNGVEAINAVKERDFDIILMDINMPLMDGIKATEEIRKLEKECFIIMLTSYGDEEMMKDAALKGADDYIIKPVELNILKTKIELARKTYIFYKYKHEFLKETTKKLTLKEEEIEKLINENSKLTFELLEKLSKISEYRDDETFEHTQRVGTLSFEISLKLNLPYDFCYYIKYASPLHDIGKIGIPDRILLKPAKLTDSEFEIMKQHTIIGAEILKGSTSAILKMAETIALTHHERWDGNGYPNKLKGLEIPLGGRIVNIIDSIDAMATKRPYKEKYSEERVLDEIKNNKEKRYDPLLVDLVINFWDEIRENYY comes from the coding sequence ATGAAAATATTAATCGTTGAAGATGATCCTTTAACGAGAAAAATGATGGAAAATATGATCAATTTGTTAAAATATGATTTTGAATCTGTTTCAAATGGAGTTGAGGCTATTAATGCTGTTAAAGAAAGAGATTTTGACATAATTTTGATGGATATAAATATGCCTTTAATGGATGGTATAAAAGCAACTGAAGAGATAAGAAAATTAGAGAAAGAGTGCTTTATTATTATGTTAACTTCTTATGGAGATGAAGAAATGATGAAAGATGCTGCATTAAAGGGCGCAGATGATTATATAATAAAACCAGTTGAATTAAATATATTAAAAACAAAAATTGAACTTGCAAGAAAAACCTATATTTTTTATAAATATAAACACGAATTTTTAAAAGAGACAACAAAAAAATTGACATTAAAAGAAGAAGAGATCGAAAAGTTAATAAATGAAAATAGTAAACTAACCTTTGAACTTTTAGAAAAATTATCAAAGATTTCTGAATATAGAGATGATGAAACATTTGAACATACACAAAGAGTAGGAACATTATCTTTTGAAATTTCATTGAAATTAAATCTTCCATATGATTTTTGTTATTATATTAAATATGCATCACCTTTGCATGATATTGGAAAAATTGGAATTCCAGATAGAATTTTATTAAAACCTGCAAAACTTACAGATAGTGAATTTGAAATTATGAAACAACATACAATAATAGGTGCTGAAATTTTAAAAGGTTCAACATCAGCAATATTAAAAATGGCAGAAACAATTGCTTTAACACATCATGAAAGATGGGATGGTAATGGTTATCCCAATAAACTCAAAGGATTGGAGATTCCTTTAGGAGGGAGAATAGTAAATATAATTGATTCAATTGATGCTATGGCAACGAAAAGACCTTATAAAGAAAAATATAGTGAAGAAAGGGTTTTAGATGAGATTAAAAATAATAAAGAAAAGAGATATGACCCACTTTTAGTTGATTTAGTTATAAACTTTTGGGATGAAATAAGAGAGAATTACTATTAA
- a CDS encoding cyclodeaminase/cyclohydrolase family protein produces MYTRTLEEYLNLLSSPSPTPGGGSVGDLMLSFSASLLSMVCGLSKGVETYIEDLKKLRDEFYNLSIEDEESFNLVMNAYKLPKESDEEKKIRKEKIQEALKKATETPFKSLKLAKNLIPFIEILLKEGNKNAISDIGVAILSLKSGALSSYLNVKINLNSIKDDNFVNEISNECEKIKNEILEFAERSFKEVLNILNQ; encoded by the coding sequence ATGTACACAAGAACACTTGAAGAATACTTAAACCTTTTATCTTCTCCTTCACCAACTCCTGGAGGTGGTAGTGTAGGTGATTTGATGCTTTCATTTTCAGCAAGTCTTCTTTCTATGGTATGTGGATTATCAAAAGGAGTTGAAACTTATATTGAAGATTTAAAAAAACTAAGAGATGAATTTTATAATTTATCAATTGAAGATGAGGAGTCATTTAATTTAGTAATGAATGCTTATAAATTGCCAAAAGAGAGTGATGAAGAAAAGAAAATTAGAAAAGAAAAGATACAGGAAGCACTAAAAAAGGCAACAGAGACCCCTTTTAAAAGTTTAAAACTTGCTAAAAATTTAATTCCATTTATTGAAATTTTATTGAAGGAAGGTAATAAAAATGCAATTTCTGATATTGGTGTTGCTATACTTTCATTAAAAAGTGGTGCTTTATCTTCATATTTAAATGTAAAGATAAATTTAAATTCTATTAAAGATGATAATTTTGTAAATGAAATTAGTAATGAATGTGAAAAAATAAAAAATGAGATTTTAGAATTTGCCGAAAGAAGTTTTAAAGAAGTCTTAAATATTTTAAATCAATAA